The sequence tcctcctgcctagtggccgttcccttcctctgccctagtggccgttcccttcctctgccctagtggccgttcccttcctctgccctagtggccgttcccttcctccgccctagtggctgtttcctcctgcctagtggccgttcccttcctccgccctagtggccgttcccttcctcctccctagtggccgttcccttcctctgccctagtggccgttccctctgccctagtggccgttcccttcctccgccctagtggccgttcccttcctctgccctagtggccgttcccttcctccgccctagtggccgttccctctgccctagtggccgttcccttcctctgccctagtggccgttcccttcctccgccctagtggctgtttcctcctgcctagtggccgttcccttcctccgccctagtggccgttcccttcctcctccctagtggccgttcccttcctctgccctagtggccgttccctctgccctagtggccgttcccttcctccgccctagtggccgttcccttcctctgccctagtggccgttcccttcctccgccctagtggccgttccctctgccctagtggccgttcccttcctccgccctagtggccgttcccttcctccgccctagtggctgtttcctcctgcctagtggccgttcccttcctccgccctagtggccgttcccttcctccgccCTAGTGGCCGTTCCCTCTGCCCTAGTGGCCGTTTCCTCCGCCCTAGtggccgttcccttcctccgccctagtggccgttcccttcctccgccCTAGCGGCCGTTTCCTCCTGCCTAGtggccgttcccttcctccgccCTAGCGGCCGTTTCCTCTGCCCTAGtggccgttcccttcctccgccCTAGTGGCTGTTCCCTTCCTGCGCCCTAGtggccgttcccttcctccgccCTAGCGGCCGTTTCCTCCTGCCTAGtggccgttcccttcctccgccCTAGTGGCCGTTCCCTCTGCCCTAGTGGCCGTTTCCTCTGCCCTAGTGGCCGTTCCCTCCGCCCTAGtggccgttcccttcctccgccCTAGTGGCCGTTTCCTCCGCCCTAGCGGCCGTTTCCTCCTGCCTAGtggccgttcccttcctccgccCTAGTGGCCGTTTCCTCTGCCCTAGTGGCCGTTCCCTCCGCCCTAGtggccgttcccttcctccgccCTAGTGGCCGTTTCCTCCGCCCTAGCGGCCGTTTCCTCCTGCCTAGtggccgttcccttcctccgccCTAGCGGCCGTTTCCTCTGCCCTAGtggccgttcccttcctccgccctagtggccgttcccttcctccgccCTAGTGGCCGTTCCCTCTGCCCTAGTGGCCGTTTCCTCTGCCCTAGCGGCCGTTCCCTCCGCCCTAGCggccgttcccttcctccgccCTAATGTCCGTTCCCTCTGCCCTAGTGGCCGTTTCCTCTGCCCTAGCGGCCGTTCCCTCCGCCCTAGCGGCCGTTCCCTCCGCCCTAGtggccgttcccttcctccgccCTAGCGGCCGTTCCCTCCGCCCTAGtggccgttcccttcctccgccCTAGCGGCCGTTCCCTCCGCCCTAGtggccgttcccttcctccgccCTAATGTCCGTTCCCTCCGCCCTAGTGGCCGTTTCCTCTGCCCTAGCGGCCGTTCCCTCCGCCCTAGtggccgttcccttcctccgccCTAGTGGCCGTTTCCTCTGCCCTAGCGGCCGTTCCCTCCGCCCTAGtggccgttcccttcctccgccCTAGCGGCCGTTTCCTCCGCCCTAGtggccgttcccttcctccgccCTAATGTCCGTTCCCTCCGCCCTAGTGGCCGTTTCCTCTGCCCTAGCGGCCGTTCCCTCCGCCCTAGtggccgttcccttcctccgccCTAGCTGCTCTCGAGGAGCTTCCCCAGCGCGTCCCGCAGCTCCGTGAGCTCGAACAGCTTCCcgtccagcagctgcagcagcgaTCGGAGGCTGTGGCGGAACGCCTCCCGCTCCCGCTGGTTGCTCCGCATCCGCTGCTCTAGCTCGCTCAGCCGGGCCTCCAGCGCCTGGTTCATGGACTCCGTGTCCTgggaaaacaacatttaaaactatAAACGATAAAGTTGCTTTTTGTTCACGCAGAAGTGTgaagttcagttttttttttttacgtcttcCTAGCGGgcctccattttttttatttccaacaTTGGTAACACTTTTGGACATCTTGGAGACAAAGGTTTCCAAtttctgtaaaaataaatgatcaaataaattaTAACTCTGTTATTCTGCACATAAGACCTGTTTGAGTTCTCTGTTTCCTTCGAGCTGCAGGACTTTTATATTGCAGTGAATAAACGAAACAAAAACAGCTGCTTTATAATGGACATACTGGCTGTAGAAATATTATTATTGGATGTCATTGACACTAAACTTTGTGGAGACTTCTGGGGGCGCTTTTCAGAAACCGGGAGATATTGCAGTGGTTtgaaaatcccccccccccacacacacatgctcatatTTACAGACTTTCCCCTGTGACCTGAACGCAGCCAACATGCCCATCAGCTGCAGGTGCGCCCGTTTCGCTCACCTGTAGCTTCTGCGTCAGGGAGTCCTTTTGAGACTGGAACTCGTTGGCACTCTCCACCTCCACTTTAAGCCTCTCCAGCTCCTGGAAGTGacgagaaaaaaaggaaaaagcacttcttattaaaaaaaaaagatcaaatgagacgcgctcctcGGTAcaccgacccccgctcctcgcaCCTCCTCCTTGGCCATCAACgccgactccagctcctctATCGTTTGGTTGAGTTCCGTCTTTTGGGATCTGATCACCGGGGATTGGCCGCTCACACACTCCAGCTCCGTCACCTGGGGAAACGAGAGACATCATCAGCGCCGAACGTGGTCGACGCCAACgaataaaaaattttttttaaaaaggagaacgaccccccacccccctccccgtCGACCCGATACCCGCTTGTGCAGCCGCTCCGCTTCCTCCTGGTACGCCGCCAGCTGCTGCTTCCACTGCTTGACGTTGGCCGTGGACTCCAGCAGCGCCGCCGTCAGCTTGGCGTTGTTCCCCTTGAGCGCCGCCAGCTCCGCCTCCCAGTGCTTGTTGACGTTGGACGAACTGGGACGCGGAGAGACGGTTAGAATTAATGTCCCCTGAAGCGCAGAGGACAAAACCGTCCCCCATGTGTTGCTGTATAATTAATAGGAagcatgttttttaatgtgatgCTGTCCAGAGGGCCCCCGGGGGGGAGcagattaataataaatgaatgaagcGGTTCgctaatttaattttaaaatcaGCACTCAAAGAGAAgtaactgggggggggggggggggggggaggaatcaGCCTGGCTCACCTGTGAGAGAAGgccagtgcattctgggaagcCGGTGCTCTAGGTTCGGCATGCTGAGGCGTGCCCGTTGGGACTCTCTCGTCGTCTGTGCCGTTGATGCTCTCTGGGGTCAAAGGTGACAGCAGGTCACCTGCGACCGACTCCtggttaaagaaaaataatatatatatatatatgacgaaAATACATATATGGGACTTTTTGCTGAGAAGTTTGCATCTGTATGATAAATATGAGGCTTGAGCCAGGACtgaggttagcttagcttagcatagagacagGAAACGGAGgggaaacagctggcctggctcTCTCCAGAAGGTAACAAACCCCACCTCCCAGATTAAACCCAAACATAGAGCATGTTCATTATTTAACTTATTGAGCCACGCCAGCTGTTTCcggtcttcatgctaagctaagctaagctaagcggctGCAGCTACATATTGATCCCGCAGACAATTTGGACGATGAGACGAAACAAATCGAATCCGTGTGAATGATTTCCGTGCTCTCAAAAAATGAACCGGATCTCCGTGTTGACGTCTGGTTTACCGTCTTTTCTGTGGCGctcgcatatatatatatatatatatatatatatatatattttagacaGAATTAAGACTTCTTTTTAATTCATCTTCGTGTAATCGTTTTTTTGATTGGCAGCTGCTCAAAACGTCCCCCAACTGGAGCCGACTGTCACTTTCTGAGAGCATGAGCATTTTTGGTGGGATAAATTCACAGAGACGGGGGTTCCTCGGGTTGTTAGTCTGACATCGGGGGGGACAGACGAGGGCTTCAGACACTGATGACGGGAAACAACTCGCTGTATTGACATTGTGCTCACACCGTTTAGAAGAGGGGAGTCATCGGTAACGGGGGGGCAGGgctgaggagggggaggcatGAAAATGATGCTttccacttcttctttttttaccttctttttACCAGGTTTGTTGACTGACAACACATTCCTTTTTACAGCGCCCCCCTGAGGCTGCTTTAGGGAGAGCAGCATCGTTAACGCGTTATTAGTATTAtacgtttatgtgtgtgtgtgtgtgtgtgcagcgtgtAGGCGctggtgtgtgttacctgggaGGGAGAGCTGGTGAGCTCCATCTTCTCCTGAGACTTCTCCTTCGCTAACCGCGCTGCCTCCTTGAACTCGGCAAACTTTTCTGCAAACTAGAAGCAACGGGAGCGAgtaccacaacaacaacaacaacaacaacaagtttcACGCCCGCTCGTCATGACGTTGCTCTCACCTTGGCCAGGTTGCTCTCGGACGAGAAGCCGAGGCCGTACACGGTGTTCGCCCGGCTGTCGGCCCACTGGCCGAACTTCTGCGACGTCTTGGTGAAGGTCATGTTGGGAGTGATGGTGCTGTTGATGACGGCCTGGCGAGGAAAACCAGTTCAAGCGCTTCCAATGAAATACATGCTGGATGTTGACGTTAAGCTACTCTTTAAATGTAAGTTTAGACACGGTGAGTCATAAAAAGCTGACAGAAGGTCTACGTAGACTGTAGAGACATTTGCAAAGTGGGAAAACTGGTTCCAAAAAAGTGACTTTCGTGAGTGGACGTGAGCTTGTGAATGCAAATATTGTACAGCAGTCAGCTCTgtaaacacttcctgtttgttaaATATGTAACGACGTGATTAAAAAAGGTCACAAAGATAAATTTGAGATGAAGTGCGAGGCGAGACGATTAATATAAGATGTATCATTATATACACAGAGTACTTTTAGATAACTTTGACTTTTCCGGTCAAACAAGGACAACCCCGCTCGTCAATGACggagattgtttttgttttatttcggTGTTCTAGACTTTGGAAAGAGACTTTGTTTTTAAACGTGTGGCATCTGTctcacttgttttctttctctgcgcTGAACAGACGTTCTTTGTCTTTGACTTGTTTGTCTGGATAATAACGTCCTCCAGCTATTTCCAGCAAGAacacagcaataaaaaaaaaataaaaactgcctGGTTGAACAACAGCAGTATTCACCCAGAAGAGGCTGTTACATAACCATGCTGACTCCACCCCAGCACCTCTCTGGAGACCAAAAATAATCGTCCGCCACAGAGATATGACGGAGCCGACCGCCTCCTTCACGGCGTCGGCACAGAGGGCGGAGAGGTCAACGAGTCCGGAGAGCTGAGCAGAGGTGGGATTTATATCCACAAAATCAAACGCACCTCTCTTGTGCTCCATTCAGGgtggaaacaacacacacacacacacacacacacacgcacacaccttggATCCATCCAGGCTGATGATCCGATACACGTTCCTGGTGTTGTCGAAGAAGTAGGAGACGGTGACGGCGTGTTTGCTGGTGGGAACCCAGTTCTTCTTGGTGCTCGGGTCGATCTGGAAGACGTGGGCCCGGGTGCTGAAGATGGGCTGCTCCCTgtgaaggaggggggaggggggggaggggggggggagagatgtcGTTGGTCAGTATCCAGGCCTCAACTCCGCGGGCGAAGCTTTTAAAGTGCGTTTCACCAAAATAGATAAAACAACAACGATTATAGGGACAAACAAGATTCTGCAGCCATGCTCACGGCTCTGTACTTAAAAAGTAACAGGAATGTGTGCACCACATTGTTATGATCCACGGTGGGGTCAGGGGTATCAGTAGGGTGCATCCTCTGGGAGCCACGAACGACTGGACAAACCGGATGTGCCAATTCAACTAGTAGATGTTTAgatattttactgaataaatgacatttattttggacCAGAATTGCACAAGATTAAGAGTCGGTATTGGCgtaatcctctggggaccatgaacgtCTGGACATGTGCCAATCCAGCTAGTAGATGTTTAGATATTTCAGTGAAATAAATTAGTATGTTGATGATGGCACAAGAGGAAGAGTCGGTaggcttcatcctctggggaccatgaatgcaTGAACCACATTTCATTGCAATCCCTCCAACAGGAAGTGGCATTCCTAGAGTCACATCTCTGGCGTGGCTAAAAGACACACAAGCAGAAAACTTGTGAACAGAGCGCCGCATGAAATATCCAACACTGCTCTgcgaaaaggaaaagagagagtggAATTATGAAGGAACGTGATGAATCAGAGGGAGGTGAGAGAAACCACTTCCCGGGTCCCATGACATCCATAATTCACCAGCCTGCTGTGTTGCTGCCAGTAACTGGGCGAGAAGTCATGAGGCATTcacgagagtgtgtgtgcttaagtacaaacacacaagggCACAAAGTACATCAACTCAAAacgctatataaatatatatttttattttatttatatatatatttatttatatatataaataaatgaatataatttatttatatatgtataaataaatatatatatatatatatataaattaaacatttatttatatctgaatatatatatatatatttatatatatatatatattcatttatatatatatatatttatatatatatctattcatttagatataaatatatatatatatatatatttatatctaaatatatttatttatatatatatatatacatt is a genomic window of Cyclopterus lumpus isolate fCycLum1 chromosome 12, fCycLum1.pri, whole genome shotgun sequence containing:
- the LOC117740982 gene encoding homer protein homolog 1-like — its product is MGEQPIFSTRAHVFQIDPSTKKNWVPTSKHAVTVSYFFDNTRNVYRIISLDGSKAVINSTITPNMTFTKTSQKFGQWADSRANTVYGLGFSSESNLAKFAEKFAEFKEAARLAKEKSQEKMELTSSPSQESVAGDLLSPLTPESINGTDDERVPTGTPQHAEPRAPASQNALAFSHSSSNVNKHWEAELAALKGNNAKLTAALLESTANVKQWKQQLAAYQEEAERLHKRVTELECVSGQSPVIRSQKTELNQTIEELESALMAKEEELERLKVEVESANEFQSQKDSLTQKLQDTESMNQALEARLSELEQRMRSNQREREAFRHSLRSLLQLLDGKLFELTELRDALGKLLESS